One window of Cohnella hashimotonis genomic DNA carries:
- a CDS encoding mannitol-1-phosphate 5-dehydrogenase, giving the protein MKALHFGAGNIGRGFIGLLLSRAGYEVVFSDVNKTLVDALRERGEYTVTLADDKQERIRVAGVTAIDGTDLAAVASAVAEADLVTTAVGVNILKHIAPGLARGIERRIAAGAGPLHLIACENAIGGSAQLKAHVYGHLDEETRRGADAVCAFPNAAVDRIVPIQHNEDPLAVTVEPFYEWAVDASVMFPDFKRIEGVHYVNDLTPYIERKLFTVNTGHASAAYLGNLKGYETIQQAMADDALVGEVRAVLDETGAVIVRKHGFDPEAHRHYIDTILGRFRNPNLTDEIARVGRSPIRKLSPNDRLVGPALLALEQGNEPDALAKVMAAALRFDYPDDPESAELQRSLADRGAGATLAKYTTLPPEHPLLLLALKQFEALAAELQS; this is encoded by the coding sequence ATGAAGGCTCTGCACTTCGGCGCAGGCAACATCGGGCGGGGCTTCATCGGACTTCTGCTGTCGCGCGCGGGCTACGAGGTGGTTTTTTCCGACGTAAATAAAACGCTGGTCGACGCGCTTCGCGAGCGGGGCGAATATACGGTGACATTGGCTGACGACAAGCAGGAGCGGATACGCGTGGCAGGCGTGACGGCGATTGACGGCACCGACCTTGCGGCCGTAGCCTCCGCCGTGGCCGAAGCCGATCTGGTCACGACCGCAGTCGGCGTGAACATCTTGAAGCATATCGCTCCGGGCCTCGCGCGCGGCATAGAACGCCGTATCGCCGCGGGCGCAGGTCCGCTCCACCTGATCGCTTGCGAAAACGCAATCGGAGGCAGCGCTCAACTGAAAGCGCATGTGTACGGGCATCTGGACGAGGAGACGCGTCGCGGGGCCGACGCCGTTTGCGCCTTCCCGAACGCGGCGGTGGACCGAATCGTGCCGATCCAGCACAACGAGGATCCCCTCGCGGTGACGGTGGAGCCTTTCTACGAATGGGCGGTCGACGCATCCGTTATGTTCCCGGATTTCAAACGCATCGAAGGCGTGCATTATGTGAACGACCTGACGCCGTATATCGAGCGCAAGCTGTTCACCGTCAACACGGGTCACGCTTCTGCGGCCTATCTCGGCAACCTGAAGGGGTACGAGACGATTCAGCAGGCGATGGCCGACGATGCGCTGGTGGGCGAAGTACGCGCGGTGCTGGACGAGACGGGCGCCGTCATTGTCCGCAAACACGGCTTCGATCCGGAGGCGCATCGCCATTATATCGATACGATCCTAGGCCGCTTCCGCAATCCGAATCTGACCGACGAGATCGCGCGCGTCGGCCGTTCGCCGATTCGCAAGCTGTCGCCGAACGACCGTCTTGTCGGTCCCGCGCTGCTGGCGCTGGAGCAGGGCAATGAGCCTGACGCGCTCGCCAAAGTCATGGCCGCGGCACTGCGCTTCGACTACCCGGACGACCCGGAGTCGGCAGAGCTGCAGCGATCGCTTGCGGACCGCGGCGCCGGCGCGACACTGGCGAAATACACGACCCTGCCGCCGGAGCACCCGCTGCTCTTGCTGGCATTGAAGCAATTCGAAGCGTTGGCAGCCGAGCTCCAAAGCTGA
- a CDS encoding PTS sugar transporter subunit IIA yields the protein MSILSANKVKLNATVGDKYEAIRLAGQLLVEAGHVEPAYVDSMIERENSLSTYMGGGLAIPHGTSESKSTIKSTGLSIVQLPAGVDFGDGEKAHLVIGIAAVGDDHLDILTNVAMICSDDENMERILAAKTPAEMIEIFESGVEE from the coding sequence ATGAGCATCCTGTCCGCAAACAAAGTGAAACTGAACGCAACCGTCGGCGACAAATACGAAGCGATCCGTCTGGCCGGCCAACTGCTGGTCGAGGCGGGCCACGTAGAGCCGGCTTACGTCGACAGCATGATCGAACGCGAGAATTCGCTGTCCACCTACATGGGCGGCGGCCTCGCGATCCCGCACGGAACGAGCGAATCCAAGAGCACCATCAAGTCTACGGGCCTGTCGATCGTCCAGCTGCCGGCCGGCGTCGATTTCGGAGACGGAGAAAAGGCGCATCTGGTCATCGGCATCGCGGCGGTCGGCGACGACCATCTGGATATTTTGACGAACGTCGCGATGATCTGCTCGGACGACGAGAACATGGAGCGGATTCTCGCCGCCAAGACCCCCGCCGAGATGATCGAAATCTTTGAGAGCGGTGTGGAGGAATGA
- a CDS encoding BglG family transcription antiterminator, with the protein MSVSNRTRLILELLLRSGREMTAAELAAGLQVSSRTVHRELAAVEELLAGQPVSLVKKSGSGIALQGDPAALERLGGIVSAAEEAEFSPDERQIYLLCLLLQEREPVKQFALAHELKVTVQTIGSDLEELAEWVERFGVRLIRRRGYGVELAGGEAELREAIRQLIRLRLDDAELIASRGEPPSHPLDRVLFQLAGRTDMADVESALWSLERRWAGSLNEPIYTDLLIRLSISLHRVRQGRTVANAPIPYHPPPQDRQASERAAAEAAQLAEQLSARPGVEIGPAETAYVAELLQDARGKDLALLPGDDLALADTVRRLIRSVQTSTGIDYDEDRSLRDGLFEHLKQAVQRLGEGQRIRNPLLEQIRRDYGVLFAAVREAACAALPQLEVPDEEVGFLVMHFGASQERLKQLRRNVRAILVCTSGIGSSKLLQMRIRKELPQIEIADRVSWYEAARIDEDTYDLIISTIDLPIDPRHYIKVSPLLTQGEADRLRAFVREAPWEPKPAAVRNGAAVEPASSADGLARLQRLKTTLDEIVSLVGGFRVIELGDEAGDLYAALDDACRREEALGLLSEAAAVRDRLLGREEQGSQMIPGTGLALFHTRAPEIKTSTLKLYRLRRAVQLPEREQDGSPVRLSRFLLMLAPRALARERLEVLSEISAMLLDEETIALLEAGDETAIRERMTTHLRSFFLTKTESE; encoded by the coding sequence ATGAGCGTGTCCAACCGAACCAGGCTGATCCTCGAGCTGCTGCTGCGCAGCGGGCGGGAGATGACGGCCGCCGAGCTTGCCGCGGGGCTCCAGGTCAGCTCGCGCACCGTACACCGCGAGCTTGCCGCGGTCGAGGAGCTGCTGGCAGGCCAGCCGGTATCGCTGGTGAAAAAATCCGGCTCGGGCATCGCCCTGCAGGGCGACCCGGCTGCGCTAGAGCGCCTTGGCGGCATCGTATCCGCGGCTGAGGAGGCCGAGTTCTCCCCGGACGAGCGCCAGATTTACCTGCTGTGCCTGCTTCTTCAGGAACGGGAGCCTGTCAAGCAATTCGCGCTGGCGCACGAGCTGAAGGTGACGGTGCAGACGATCGGCAGCGACCTGGAGGAGCTGGCCGAGTGGGTGGAGCGCTTCGGCGTGCGGCTTATACGTCGCAGAGGCTACGGCGTGGAGCTCGCAGGCGGAGAGGCGGAGCTGCGGGAAGCGATCCGGCAGCTCATCCGGCTGCGCCTCGACGATGCCGAGCTGATCGCGAGCCGGGGCGAACCGCCGTCGCATCCGCTCGACCGCGTGCTGTTCCAGCTGGCCGGACGTACAGACATGGCCGATGTCGAGAGCGCGCTGTGGAGTCTGGAGCGCCGCTGGGCCGGCAGCCTCAACGAACCGATCTACACGGACCTGCTCATCCGCCTGTCCATCTCGCTGCATCGCGTCCGGCAAGGCAGGACGGTGGCTAATGCCCCGATCCCGTATCATCCGCCGCCGCAGGACCGGCAAGCGTCCGAACGGGCCGCGGCGGAAGCCGCGCAGCTGGCGGAGCAGCTCTCGGCACGGCCTGGCGTCGAGATCGGCCCGGCCGAAACGGCTTATGTCGCCGAGCTGCTCCAGGATGCCCGCGGCAAAGATCTCGCGCTGCTGCCCGGCGACGATCTGGCGCTTGCGGACACGGTCCGCCGGCTGATCCGGTCCGTGCAAACGTCGACGGGCATCGATTACGACGAGGACCGGTCGCTGCGGGACGGCTTGTTCGAGCACTTGAAGCAGGCGGTGCAGCGGCTCGGCGAGGGACAGCGCATCCGCAATCCGCTGCTGGAGCAGATTCGCCGGGATTACGGCGTGCTGTTCGCGGCCGTCAGGGAGGCGGCTTGCGCAGCGCTGCCCCAACTGGAGGTGCCGGACGAGGAAGTCGGCTTTTTGGTCATGCATTTCGGCGCGTCCCAAGAGCGGCTCAAGCAGCTCCGGCGGAACGTACGCGCGATACTCGTATGCACGAGCGGCATAGGCTCCTCCAAGCTGCTGCAGATGCGCATCCGCAAGGAACTTCCGCAGATCGAGATCGCGGACCGGGTATCCTGGTACGAGGCGGCCCGGATCGACGAGGACACGTACGATCTGATCATCTCAACGATCGATCTTCCGATCGACCCCAGGCATTACATCAAGGTGAGCCCCCTGCTCACGCAGGGGGAAGCCGACCGGCTGCGGGCGTTCGTTCGCGAGGCGCCGTGGGAGCCTAAGCCGGCCGCCGTCCGGAATGGAGCGGCGGTCGAGCCGGCCTCTTCGGCAGACGGCCTCGCCCGGCTGCAGCGCCTGAAGACGACGCTCGACGAGATCGTGTCGCTTGTGGGCGGGTTCAGGGTGATCGAGCTGGGCGACGAGGCAGGCGACCTGTACGCGGCGCTGGACGACGCTTGCCGGCGGGAGGAAGCGCTCGGCCTGCTGAGCGAAGCGGCCGCCGTACGCGACAGGCTGCTGGGGCGGGAGGAACAGGGCAGCCAGATGATCCCGGGCACGGGCCTTGCGCTCTTTCATACGCGGGCGCCCGAGATCAAGACCTCCACCCTCAAGCTGTACCGGCTTCGCCGGGCGGTGCAGCTGCCGGAGCGAGAGCAAGACGGTTCGCCCGTTCGGTTGTCGCGCTTCCTCCTCATGCTGGCGCCCCGCGCGCTGGCGCGGGAGCGGCTTGAGGTGCTGAGCGAGATCAGCGCGATGCTGCTCGACGAGGAGACGATCGCGCTGCTCGAGGCCGGCGACGAGACGGCGATCCGCGAGCGAATGACGACGCATCTGAGAAGCTTTTTCTTAACTAAAACCGAAAGCGAGTGA
- a CDS encoding PTS mannitol transporter subunit IICB, with protein MEHAQRSASSGGIRVGVQKFGRFLSGMVMPNIGAFIAWGIITALFIPTGWAPNSELAKLVDPIIKYLLPILIGYTGGTMVHKTRGGVIGALMTMGIIVGTDIPMFLGAMICGPLAAWVLKQFDKSVEGKIKAGFEMLVNNFSLGIIGAALTLLAYSGIGPVIEQLTSWLSDGVEFLVNHNLIPLANVLIEPAKILFLNNAINHGVLSPIALDEASRTGKSILFMLESNPGPGIGVLLAYMFVGRGSARQSASGAAIIHFFGGIHEIYFPYILMNPRLILAVIAGGVTGTFTFSIFGAGLVAPPSPGSIFAYIAMAPKGGLLPVLSGVLTAGIVSFAVSALLLKTSKKNAQDEDIEEAQSRVKAMKAAGTPAAAAAAANAAAPVAGVSAAAGSRTSTPDTAFVDAGLQTSAHAVKDKENVRKIVFSCDAGMGSSAMGASILRKKMKAAGSDITVINTAISDIPDDADIVITHKTLTDRARQKAPNAEHISIDNFLKSPAYDVLVDRLA; from the coding sequence ATGGAGCATGCACAGCGTTCTGCTTCTAGCGGTGGCATACGAGTAGGCGTCCAGAAATTCGGACGATTCCTGAGCGGCATGGTCATGCCGAACATCGGGGCGTTCATTGCATGGGGCATCATCACCGCATTATTCATACCGACCGGGTGGGCGCCGAATTCGGAGCTTGCGAAGCTCGTCGATCCGATCATCAAGTACCTGCTTCCGATTCTGATCGGATACACCGGCGGCACCATGGTGCACAAGACGCGTGGCGGCGTCATCGGCGCGCTCATGACGATGGGCATCATCGTCGGCACCGACATCCCGATGTTCCTCGGGGCGATGATCTGCGGTCCGCTCGCCGCATGGGTGCTCAAGCAGTTCGACAAATCCGTGGAAGGCAAGATCAAAGCGGGCTTCGAGATGCTGGTCAACAACTTCTCGCTCGGCATCATCGGCGCGGCCCTGACGCTGCTCGCGTATTCGGGCATCGGCCCGGTCATCGAGCAATTGACGAGCTGGCTGTCGGACGGCGTGGAGTTTCTGGTGAATCACAACCTGATCCCGCTGGCGAACGTCCTCATCGAGCCGGCAAAGATTTTGTTCCTCAACAACGCGATCAACCACGGCGTGCTGAGTCCCATCGCGCTCGACGAAGCGTCGCGCACGGGCAAGTCGATTCTGTTCATGCTCGAATCGAATCCGGGCCCGGGCATCGGCGTCCTGCTCGCCTACATGTTCGTCGGACGCGGCTCCGCCCGCCAGTCGGCTTCGGGCGCTGCGATCATCCACTTCTTCGGCGGCATCCATGAGATCTACTTCCCTTACATCCTCATGAATCCGCGCCTGATTCTGGCTGTCATCGCCGGCGGCGTGACCGGTACGTTCACCTTCTCGATCTTCGGCGCGGGCCTGGTCGCTCCGCCTTCTCCGGGCAGCATCTTCGCCTATATCGCAATGGCGCCGAAGGGCGGCCTGCTGCCGGTGCTAAGCGGCGTGCTCACTGCGGGCATCGTGTCCTTCGCCGTCTCGGCGCTGCTGCTGAAAACGTCGAAGAAGAACGCGCAGGACGAGGATATCGAGGAAGCGCAAAGCCGCGTGAAGGCGATGAAGGCTGCGGGCACGCCCGCCGCGGCGGCTGCGGCAGCAAACGCTGCGGCTCCGGTCGCAGGCGTCTCGGCTGCGGCAGGATCGCGGACCTCGACACCCGACACGGCGTTCGTCGACGCAGGTCTGCAAACGTCGGCCCATGCGGTTAAGGATAAGGAGAACGTGCGCAAGATCGTTTTCTCCTGCGACGCCGGCATGGGATCGAGCGCCATGGGCGCCTCGATCCTTCGTAAGAAAATGAAGGCTGCAGGATCGGACATTACAGTCATTAATACGGCTATCAGCGACATTCCGGACGACGCGGACATCGTCATCACGCATAAGACGCTCACCGACCGCGCCAGACAAAAGGCGCCGAATGCCGAGCATATCTCGATCGACAACTTCCTTAAAAGCCCGGCGTACGACGTCCTTGTAGACAGGCTCGCTTGA